From a region of the Acanthochromis polyacanthus isolate Apoly-LR-REF ecotype Palm Island chromosome 3, KAUST_Apoly_ChrSc, whole genome shotgun sequence genome:
- the htt gene encoding huntingtin isoform X3, with product MATMEKLMKAFESLKSFQQQQGPPTAEELVQRQKKEQATTKKDRVTHCLTICENIVAQSLRTSPEFQKLLGIAMEMFLLCSDDSESDVRMVADECLNKIIKALMDSNLPRLQLELYKEIKKNGASRSLRAALWRFAELAHLIRPQKCRPYLVNLLPCLTRITKRQEEMVQETLAAAMPKIMSALGHFANDSEIKVLLKSFVANLKSSSPTIRRTAASSAVSVCQHSRRTSYFYTWLLNVLLGLLVPVDEEHPSHLILGVLLTLRYLMPLLQQQVNTTSLKGSFGVMRKEADVQPTPEQLLQVYELTLHYTQHWDHNVVTAALELLQQVFRTPPPELLHMLITPGSIPHASVFRQDTENRARSGSILELIAGGGSSCSPLLLRKQRGKMLSGEEDALEDDPERTEVTTGAFTGADGSSAAQVDIITEQPRSSQHTLQPGDSVDLSASSEQGGGGGGTSASGTPESPNDNEEEMLSQSSSGGANVTPETADYTTPENATPEGGPLGEGGPLLGTNDRSLPPSDSSQTTTEGPDSAVTPSDVAELVLDGSESQYSGMQIGTLQDEEDEGAASSSQEEPPEPFLQSALALSKPHLFEGRGHNRQGSDSSVDRFIPKDEPTEPEPDNKPSRVKGPIGHYTDQGVEPLVHCVRLLAASFLLTGQKNGLIPDKEVRVSVKALAVSCVGAAAALHPEAFFNSLYLEPLDGIPVEEQQYISDVLGLIDHGDPQIRGATAILCGAIIQAALTKTRYNIHTWLAGVNSATGNPLSLVDLVPLLQKALKDESSVTCKLACSAVRHCIMTVCSSTLSELGLQLVIDLFALRDSSYWLVRTELLETLAELDFRLVNFLERKTEALHKGGHHYTGRLRLQERVLNDVVIRLLGDDDPRVRHVAASAVSRLVSRLFYDCDQGQVDPVVAIARDQSSVYLQLLMHETQPPSQFTVSTITRTYRGYNLSNAVSDVTLENNLSRVVTAVSHAFTSSTSRALTFGCCEALCLLASNFPVGTWSTGWHCGYISSSSHFSSRSSLNRSRGRALSLSQPSSAPASSTASSAPDTERRTLTVGMANMVLSLLSSAWFPLDLSAHQDALLLSGNLLAAVAPKCMRNPWAGEEEGSSGSTSGGPNKMEEPWAALSERSLVAMLEQLFSHLLKVLNICAHVLDDTPPGPAVKAALPSLSNTPSLSPIRRKGKEKEAAEPSAAPMSPKKSNEVNTGRPADSAGSTAVNKSTTLGSFYHLPPYLKLYDVLKATHANYRVTLDLHSSQEKFGSFLRATLDVLSQLLELATLHDIGKCVEEILGYLKSCFSREPTMATVCVQQLLKTLFGTNLASQYEGVLSGPSRSQGKALRLGSSSLRPGLYHYCFMAPYTHFTQALADASLRNMVQAEQEQDTSGWFDVMQKASNQLRSNIANATRHRGDKNAIHNHIRLFEPLVIKALKQYTTSTSVALQRQVLDLLAQLVQLRVNYCLLDSDQVFIGFVLKQFEYIEVGQFRDSEAIIPSIFFFLVLLSYERYHSKQIISIPKIIQLCDGIMASGRKAVTHAIPALQPIVHDLFVLRGSNKADAGKELDTQKEVVVSMLLRLVQYHQVLEMFILVLQQCHKENEDKWKRLSRQIADVILPMIAKQQMHLDSPEALGVLNTLFETVAPSSLRPVDMLLKSMFTIPVTMASVATVQLWVSGILAVLRVLVSQSTEDIVLSRVHELSLSPHLLSCHTIRRLHQQSLSPNGQPAADTLTNQEANGESQKAPPEETFARFLLQLVGVLLDDISTRQVKVDITEQQHTFYCQQLGTLLMCLIHVFKSGMFRRITAAASRLLKGESAGGQTGTDATLFYPLEGLNSMVQCLITTHPSLVLLWCQVLLIINYTNYSWWAEVHQTPKRHSLSCTKLLSPHSSGEGEEDKPESQLAMVNREIVRRGALILFCDYVCQNLHDSEHLTWLIVNHVRDLINLSHEPPVQDFISAVHRNSAASGLFIQAIQSRCDNLTTPTMLKKTLQCLEGIHLSQSGSLLMLYVDKLLSTPFRVLARMVDTLACRRVEMLLAETLQNSIAQLPLEELDRIQEYLQSSGLAQRHQRFYSLLDRFRATVADTNSPTPPVTSHPLDGDPPPAPELVIADKEWYVALVKSQCCLRGDVSLLETTELLTKLPPADLFNIMSCKEFNLSLLCPCLSMGVQRLARGQGSLLLETALQVTLEQLAGVTGSLPAPHQSFLPPPQPQPQPYWDQLGVVYDQPGFYPRVLSLCRALSQYLLTVNQLPSSLHIPSDKEHLITTFTCSATEVVVWRLLQNQLPLSVDLQWALSCLCLALQQPCVWNKLSTPEYSTHTCSLIYCLRLIIVAVAVSPGDQLLHPEKKKTKEERDAEGDQVDSAHAAHMCEWQACEIMAELVEGLQSVLSLGHHRNCVFPAFLTPTLRNIVISLSRLPLVNSYTRVPPLVWKLGWSPQPGGEFGTTLPEIPVDFLQEKDVFREFLYRINTLGWSSRTQFEETWATLLGVLVTQPITMDQEEETQQEEDLERTQLNVLAVQAITSLVLSAMTLPTAGNPAVSCLEQQPRNKSLKALETRFGRKLAVIRGEVEREIQALVSKRDNVHTHHPYHAWDPVPSLSAASTAGTLISHEKLLLQINTEREIGNMDYKLGQVSIHSVWLGNNITPLREEEWGEDEEDEADTPAPTSPPISPINSRKHRAGVDIHSCSQFLLELYSQWLIPGSPSNRRTPTILISEVVRSLLAVSDLFTERNQFDMMFSTLMELQKLHPPEDEILNQYLVPAICKAAAVLGMDKVIAEPVCRLLETTLRSTHLPSRMGALHGVLYVLECDLLDDTAKQLIPTVSEYLLSNLRAIAHCVNLHNQQHVLVMCAVAFYMMENYPLDVGAEFMAGVIQLCGVMVSASEDSTPSVIYHCVLRGLERLLLSEQLSRVDGEALVKLSVDRVNMPSPHRAMAALGLMLTCMYTAVLASGSDVTGVRGQVDSGSAVAEAVGVTAGHVGFSSGKEKASPASRPAHSDPQAPDSESIIVAMERVSVLFDRIRKGLPSEARVVSRILPQFLDDFFPPQDVMNKVIGEFLSNQQPYPQFMATVVYKVFQTLHATGQSSMVRDWVLLSLSNFTQRTPVAMAMWSLSCFFVSASTSQWISALLPHVISRMGSSEVVDVNLFCLVAMDFYRHQIDEELDRRAFQSVFETVASPDSPYYQLLGCLQSIHQDTSL from the exons AAAAAAGGAGCAAGCTACCACAAAGAAGGACAGGGTGACCCACTGTCTGACAATATGTGAAAACATTGTGGCTCAGTCTCTGAG AACATCTCCAGAgtttcagaaactgcttggcATCGCCATGGAGATGTTCCTACTCTGCAGTGATGACAGCGAATCAGATGTGCGGATGGTAGCCGATGAGTGCCTGAACAAAATTATCAAA GCGTTGATGGACTCCAACTTGCCTAGACTCCAGCTGGAGTtgtacaaagaaattaaaaag AATGGTGCCTCTCGGAGTCTGAGGGCAGCTTTGTGGAGGTTTGCTGAGCTTGCCCACCTCATCAGACCACAGAAATGCAG ACCCTACCTGGTCAACCTGTTGCCGTGCCTCACCAGAATCACCAAGCGACAGGAGGAGATGGTGCAGGAGACACTGGCTGCAGCAATGCCCAAGATCATGTCAGCTTTGGGACATTTTGCTAATGACAGTGAGATTAAG GTGCTGCTGAAGTCTTTTGTGGCCAATCTGAAGTCCAGCTCCCCCACTATCAGACGGACAGCAGCCAGTTCAGCtgtcagtgtgtgccaacactCCAGACGCACCAGCTACTTCTACACCTGGCTTCTTAATGTGCTGCTGG GTCTGCTGGTTCCAGTGGATGAGGAACACCCGAGCCATCTTATTCTGGGGGTGCTGTTAACGCTTCGCTACCTGATGCCTCTGCTGCAGCAGCAAGTCAACACCACCAGCCTCAAAGGAAGCTTTGGAGTCATGAGAAAAGAGGCTGATGTTCAGCCAACGCCTGAACAACTGCTACAG GTGTACGAGCTGACCCTACACTACACGCAGCACTGGGATCACAATGTAGTCACAGCTGCTCTGGAGCTCCTGCAGCAGGTGTTCAGGACTCCCCCACCAGAGCTTTTGCACATGCTCATTACTCCCGGCAGCATTCCACATGCCAGTGTGTTTCGACAGGACACGGAAAACCGAGCGCGTTCTGGGAGCATCCTTGAGCTCATTG CAGGGGGAGGGTCTTCCTGCAGTCCACTCCTTCTCAGGAAACAGAGAG GTAAAATGCTCTCTGGGGAGGAAGATGCGTTGGAGGATGACCCTGAGAGGACTGAGGTCACGACAGGCGCCTTCACAG GTGCAGATGGCTCATCCGCGGCCCAGGTGGACATCATCACTGAGCAGCCACGCTCCTCCCAGCACACTCTGCAACCCGGTGACTCCGTGGACCTCAGTGCCTCCTCAGAGCAGGGCGGCGGTGGAGGCGGGACATCTGCATCGGGCACCCCTGAGTCACCCAATGACAACGAGGAGGAAATGCTGAGTCAGAGCTCCAGTGGTGGAGCCAACGTTACACCAGAAACAGCTGACTACACCACACCGGAGAACGCCACTCCAGAGGGCGGGCCCTTAGGAGAAGGAGGGCCACTCCTAGGCACTAATGATCGCTCACTTCCACCCAGCGACTCCTCTCAGACCACCACAGAGGGACCGGACTCGGCTGTCACCCCTTCAGACGTAGCAGAACTG GTCCTGGACGGCAGTGAGAGTCAGTACTCTGGGATGCAGATCGGAACACTGcaagatgaagaggatgaaggagCAGCGTCTTCCTCCCAAGAAGAACCCCCAGAACCCTTCCTGCAGTCAGCATTGG CTCTGAGCAAACCCCACCTCTTTGAAGGCAGAGGTCACAACCGGCAGGGCTCAGACAGCAGCGTGGACCGCTTCATACCAAAGGACGAACCCACTGAGCCTGAACCTGATAATAAG CCATCACGAGTAAAGGGTCCCATTGGACACTATACTGACCAGGGGGTGGAACCACTAGTGCACTGTGTGCGACTTCTTGCTGCTTCCTTCTTGCTGACAGGCCAAAAAAATG GTTTGATTCCTGACAAAGAGGTGCGAGTAAGTGTGAAGGCCTTGGCAGTCAGCTGTGTTGGAGCAGCGGCGGCACTGCATCCCGAAGCCTTTTTTAATTCCCTGTATCTGGAGCCGCTGGACGGTATTCCAGTAGAAG AGCAGCAGTATATCAGTGATGTTCTGGGCCTCATTGACCATGGAGATCCTCAGATCAGAGGGGCCACAGCCATCCTCTGTGGAGCCATCATACAGGCCGCTCTCACCAAAACACGCTACAACATACACACTTGGCTGGCCGGTGTGAACAGTGCAACAGGTAACCCACTGTCCCTGGTGGACTTGGTGCCTTTGCTCCAAAAAGCTCTGAAGGATGAATCCTCTGTCACCTGCAAGTTGGCTTGTTCTGCAGTGAGG CACTGCATCATGACGGTGTGCAGCAGTACACTGAGTGAGCTCGGCCTGCAGTTGGTAATAGATCTGTTTGCTCTGAGGGACTCCTCTTATTGGCTCGTTCGCACTGAGCTCTTGGAAACTCTGGCTGAATTGGATTTCCG aTTAGTTAATTTCTTGGAGAGGAAAACTGAGGCTTTACACAAAGGAGGTCACCACTACACTGGG CGTCTGCGACTGCAAGAAAGGGTCCTGAATGATGTGGTGATACGTCTGTTGGGAGATGATGATCCAAGAGTACGGCATGTTGCCGCCTCGGCTGTCAGCAG ACTGGTTTCCAGGTTGTTCTATGACTGTGATCAGGGCCAGGTGGACCCAGTGGTGGCGATAGCTCGGGACCAGAGTTCAGTCTACCTGCAGCTGCTTATGCATGAGACACAACCCCCCTCCCAGTTCACAGTTAGCACAATCACAAG AACATACCGAGGCTACAACCTGTCCAACGCTGTGTCGGACGTCACATTGGAGAACAACTTGTCCAGAGTTGTTACTGCCGTCTCCCACGCTTTCACCTCATCTACCTCCAGAGCCCTGACT TTTGGCTGCTGTGAGGCCTTGTGCCTCCTGGCTTCAAATTTTCCAGTGGGCACTTGGAGCACAGGCTGGCACTGTGGCTATATTAGCTCCAGCAGCCACTTTTCTTCCCGTTCCAGTCTCAACCGCAGCAGGGGCAGAGCTCTTAG TTTGTCACAGCCCAGCAGCGCTCCAGCCTCTTCGACCGCCTCGTCTGCGCCTGACACTGAGCGGAGGACTCTGACCGTAGGAATGGCCAACATGGTGCTCTCTTTGCTATCTTCTGCCTGGTTTCCACTGGATCTCTCAGCACATCAAGACGCACTCTTGCTTTCTGGCAACCTGCTTGCTG CTGTGGCTCCTAAATGCATGCGCAACCCTTGGGCTGGAGAGGAGGAAGGCAGTAGCGGGAGCACCAGTGGAGGTCCAAATAAGATGGAAGAGCCTTGGGCGGCACTGTCGGAGCGCTCCCTGGTGGCAATGCTGGAACAGCTCTTCTCCCACCTGCTGAAGGTCCTCAACATCTGCGCCCATGTGTTGGATGACACACCACCAGGACCAGCAGTAAAG GCTGCTCTTCCCTCACTGAGCAACACCCCCTCCCTCAGTCCCATCCGTAGAAAAGGCAAGGAGAAAGAGGCTGCTGAGCCCAGTGCTGCCCCAATGAGCCCAAAGAAAAGCAATGAGGTCAACACAG GCAGACCAGCAGACAGCGCAGGGTCCACAGCAGTAAACAAATCCACCACCCTCGGCAGCTTCTACCACCTGCCCCCCTACCTCAAGCTCTATGATGTGCTCAAAGCTACACATGCCAACTACAGG GTGACGTTGGACCTCCACAGCAGCCAGGAGAAGTTTGGAAGTTTCCTGCGGGCCACCTTGGATGTTCTGTCTCAGCTGCTTGAACTGGCTACACTACACGACATCGGCAAG TGTGTGGAGGAAATCTTGGGATACCTCAAGTCCTGCTTCTCCAGAGAACCAACCATGGCTACTGTTTGTGTACAACAG TTATTGAAGACCCTGTTTGGGACCAACCTGGCCTCCCAATATGAAGGTGTCCTGAGTGGACCCAGCCGTTCCCAGGGCAAGGCTCTCCGTCTCGGCTCTTCCAGCCTCCGACCAGGCCTCTACCACTACTGCTTCATGGCTCCATACACACACTTCACCCAGGCTCTGGCTGATGCTAGTCTTCGCAATATGGTGCAGGCTGAGCAGGAACAGGACACCTCTGG ATGGTTTGATGTGATGCAAAAAGCATCCAATCAGCTGAGGTCCAACATCGCAAATGCAACACGTCACAGAGGAGATAAG AATGCCATCCACAACCACATTCGACTGTTTGAACCGCTGGTGATCAAAGCTTTGAAGCAGTACACCACCAGCACCTCTGTGGCCCTGCAGAGACAAGTGCTGGACCTTCTCGCCCAACTTGTGCAACTCAGAGTCAACTACTGCCTACTCGACTCAGATCAG GTCTTCATAGGCTTTGTTCTAAAGCAGTTTGAGTATATTGAAGTGGGACAGTTCCG AGATTCTGAGGCCATCATTCCCAGCATCTTTTTCTTCCTGGTGCTGCTGTCTTATGAGCGCTACCATTCCAAACAGATTATCAGCATccccaaaattattcaactcTGTGATGGCATCATGGCCAGCGGCAGGAAGGCTGTCACACACG CTATTCCAGCCTTGCAGCCGATAGTTCATGACTTGTTTGTCTTGAGGGGCTCAAACAAAGCAGATGCAGGCAAAGAACTGGATACACAGAAAGAAGTGGTGGTTTCTATGCTGCTCAGACTCGTACAGTACCATCAG GTGCTGGAGATGTTCATCCTTGTACTGCAGCAGTGTCACAAAGAGAATGAAGACAAGTGGAAGAGATTGTCCAGACAGATTGCTGATGTTATACTTCCCATGATTGCCAAGCAACAG ATGCATCTGGACTCTCCAGAGGCACTGGGAGTGTTAAACACACTGTTTGAGACTGTGGCCCCTTCCTCTCTCAGACCTGTAGACATGCTGCTCAAGAGTATGTTCACCATTCCAGTGACCATG GCATCCGTAGCTACAGTCCAGCTGTGGGTTTCTGGTATCCTGGCAGTGCTCAGGGTACTAGTCTCCCAGTCCACTGAAGACATCGTCCTGTCCCGGGTCCATGAGCTCTCACTCTCCCCACATCTCCTCTCCTGCCACACAATCCGCCGCCTGCATCAGCAGAGCCTCTCCCCCAATGGCCAgcctgctgctgacacactcaCTAACCAAGAGGCTAATGGTGAATCACAAAAGGCTCCACCTGAGGAAACCTTTGCCCG GTTCCTCCTTCAGCTGGTAGGCGTCCTGCTGGATGACATTTCCACCAGGCAGGTTAAAGTGGACATTACTGAGCAGCAACACACTTTCTACTGCCAACAGCTGGGCACGCTACTCATGTGTCTCATACATGTCTTCAAAAGTG GAATGTTTCGCAGGATCACAGCTGCAGCTAGCCGTCTCTTAAAGGGCGAGAGTGCTGGTGGACAGACGGGCACTGACGCCACTCTCTTCTACCCCTTAGAGGGTCTGAACAGCATGGTGCAGTGCCTCATCACTACGCACCCATCCCTGGTGCTCCTCTGGTGCCAGGTCCTCCTCATCATCAACTACACCAACTACTCCTGGTGGGCTGAGGTTCATCAGACACCCAA AAGACACAGCCTTTCATGCACAAAGCTGCTAAGCCCACACTCCTCAGGGGAAGGTGAAGAGGACAAGCCTGAGTCCCAGTTAGCCATGGTCAACAGAGAGATTGTTCGCCGAGGAGCCCTAATCCTCTTCTGTGACTATGTG TGTCAGAACCTCCATGACTCCGAGCATCTGACCTGGCTGATTGTTAACCATGTGCGTGACCTCATCAACCTTTCCCATGAGCCTCCAGTGCAGGACTTCATCAGCGCTGTCCACCGCAACTCGGCTGCCAGCGGCCTCTTTATCCAGGCCATTCAGTCCCGCTGTGACAACCTCACTACT CCAACCATGTTGAAAAAGACTTTGCAATGTTTGGAAGGTATCCACCTCAGTCAGTCTGGTTCTCTCCTGATGCTTTATGTGGACAAGCTGCTCAGTACACCCTTCAGGGTTTTGGCTCGCATGGTGGACACACTGGCATGTCGCAGGGTGGAGATGCTGCTGGCTGAGACACTACAG AATAGTATAGCCCAGCTGCCTCTGGAGGAACTGGACAGGATCCAAGAATACCTTCAGTCCAGTGGCTTGGCTCAGAG GCATCAGAGGTTCTACTCCCTGCTGGACAGGTTCAGAGCTACTGTTGCTGACACTAACAGCCCCACCCCCCCAGTGACATCACACCCCTTAGATGGAGATCCACCCCCTGCCCCTGAACTGGTCATTGCAGATAAG gagTGGTATGTGGCTCTGGTGAAGTCTCAATGCTGTCTTCGTGGAGACGTTTCCCTGTTGGAGACAACAGAACTTCTTACCAAACTACCTCCCGCTGATCTCTTCAACATCATGAGCTGCAAG GAGTTCAACCTTAGTCTGTTGTGTCCATGCCTGAGTATGGGAGTGCAGCGGTTAGCACGGGGTCAGGGGTCACTTTTGTTGGAGACAGCCTTGCAAGTGACCCTCGAGCAACTAGCAGGGGTCACCGGGTCACTTCCTGCCCCACACCAGTCCTTCCTGCCGCCGCCCCAACCCCAACCACAACCCTACTGGGACCAACTGGGTGTTGTTTATG ATCAGCCAGGCTTCTACCCCAgggttttgtcactttgcagaGCGCTGTCTCAGTATCTGCTGACTGTGAACCAGCTACCTTCTTCATTACATATTCCCTCTGACAAAGAGCACCTCATTACCACTTTCACCTGCAGTGCCACTGAG GTTGTAGTGTGGCGTCTGCTCCAGAACCAATTGCCCCTGAGTGTGGACCTGCAGTGGGCTCTGTCCTGCTTGTGTCTGGCCCTGCAGCAGCCCTGCGTCTGGAACAAACTGTCCACACCAGAGtactccacacacacatgctcccTCATCTACTGCCTCCGCCTCATTATTGTTGCAG TGGCTGTAAGCCCTGGCGACCAGCTGCTgcatcctgaaaaaaaaaagacaaaagaagagagagatgCTGAAGGAGACCAAGTTGATTCTGCACATGCCGCCC ACATGTGCGAGTGGCAGGCATGTGAGATCATGGCAGAGCTGGTGGAAGGCCTGCAGAGCGTCCTTTCTCTGGGTCACCATAGAAACTGTGTGTTCCCCGCTTTTCTCACACCAACATTGCGCAACATTGTCATCAGTCTATCCCGGCTGCCTCTGGTCAATAGTTACACCCGAGTACCTCCACTG gtttggAAACTGGGCTGGTCCCCtcagccaggaggagagttcgGCACAACGCTGCCAGAGATCCCTGTGGACTTCTTGCAGGAAAAGGATGTCTTCAGAGAGTTTCTCTACCGCATCAACACACTGG GCTGGAGCAGCAGGACTCAGTTTGAGGAGACCTGGGCCACTTTGCTGGGGGTGCTGGTCACCCAACCCATCACTATGGACCAGGAAGAGGAGACGCAGCAGGAG GAGGACTTGGAGCGTACCCAGTTGAATGTGCTAGCAGTGCAGGCCATCACCAGCCTGGTGCTGAGTGCCATGACCCTGCCCACCGCTGGCAACCCTGCAGTCAGCTGTCTGGAACAGCAGCCCCGCAACAAGAGCCTCAAAGCCCTGGAAACACG GTTTGGAAGGAAACTTGCAGTGATTAGGGGTGAAGTGGAGAGAGAGATTCAGGCTCTTGTGTCGAAGAGAGACAATGTCCATACACATCACCCGTACCACGCCTGGGACCCTGTGCCCTCGCTGTCAGCAGCTTCCACAG CAGGTACACTGATCAGCCATGAGAAACTGCTGCTTCAGAttaacacagagagagagattggCAACATGGATTACAAACTGGGGCAG GTCTCCATCCATTCAGTGTGGTTGGGTAACAACATCACTCCTCTGAGGGAGGAAGAATGGGGTGAGGATGAAGAAGATGAGGCAGACACTCCAGCACCCACCTCTCCACCAATATCTCCTATAAACTCTAG GAAGCACCGTGCAGGAGTGGATATTCATTCATGCTCTCAGTTTCTCCTGGAGCTCTACAGCCAGTGGCTAATCCCTGGCTCTCCCAGTAACAGAAGGACCCCAACCATCCTCATCAGTGAAGTGGTCCGATCG ctgctggcGGTGTCGGACCTGTTCACAGAgaggaaccagtttgacatgatGTTCTCCACCCTGATGGAACTGCAGAAGCTCCACCCACCAGAGGATGAAATACTGAATCAGTACCTGGTACCTGCCATCTGcaaggctgctgctgttttgggcATG gACAAAGTAATCGCAGAGCCTGTGTGCCGCCTGTTGGAGACGACCCTGCGCAGCACCCACCTGCCCAGCCGTATGGGGGCCCTGCATGGGGTGCTTTATGTGTTGGAGTGTGACCTGCTGGACGATACAGCCAAACAGCTCATCCCCACAGTCTCTGAATACCTTCTATCCAACCTCAGGGCTATCGCTCA CTGTGTGAACCTGCATAACCAGCAGCATGTGTTGGTGATGTGCGCAGTGGCCTTTTACATGATGGAGAACTACCCTCTGGATGTAGGGGCTGAGTTTATGGCTGGAGTTATACAG TTATGTGGTGTGATGGTGTCGGCCAGTGAGGACTCCACTCCGTCTGTCATCTATCACTGCGTGCTCCGTGGTCTGGAGCGCCTCCTGCTGTCTGAGCAGTTGTCACGTGTAGACGGGGAAGCGCTGGTCAAGCTCAGCGTGGACCGAGTCAACATGCCATCACCACATAGAGCCATGGCTGCCCTGGGTCTCATGCTTACCTGCATGTACACCG CGGTGCTTGCGTCGGGTTCAGACGTGACAGGGGTTAGAGGTCAGGTTGACTCTGGCTCTGCTGTTGCGGAGGCGGTGGGCGTCACGGCGGGTCATGTTGGTTTCTCCTCAGGCAAGGAGAAAGCCAGCCCTGCCAGCCGCCCTGCCCACTCTGACCCTCAGGCCCCAGACAGCGAGTCAATCATTGTTGCCATGGAGAGGGTCTCTGTGCTCTTCGACAG GATTAGGAAGGGTTTACCCAGCGAGGCTCGGGTGGTGTCCAGGATTCTGCCTCAGTTCCTGGATGACTTCTTCCCGCCACAGGACGTCATGAACAAGGTCATCGGAGAGTTCCTGTCCAATCAGCAACCTTATCCTCAATTCATGGCCACCGTCGTCTATAAG